CTCCGCCCGGCCCACCGCGAACACGGAAATCACCCGCCGGACCTGCTGCGATCCGCAGCTCGCGCAGGTCACGGTCTGCCACGAGCGCCCCAGCACGAGCTCCTCAAACCGCTCCCCACACGTCTCGCACACGTACTCGTAGATGGGCATCTCCGCACACCTCCGCCAGGATCTTACCACAGGGCCTTGTGGTCACCGTACCCGTCCCCCTCCCAGTAAAATGGGAGCACGGCATGAGCCCGGTGCCTTTCTGGGAACGGCCTGAGGTGGTGGAGCGGTTCGCCTCCCGCCCGCCGGACGACCGCATGGTGCGTCTCCTCTCCCCCCTCCCCCGCACCACCCGGATCCTGGACCTGGGATGCGCCGCGGGCCGCAACACGGAGTGGATGGCGCGGGAGGGATTTGACGTGTACGCGTGTGATGGTTCCGAGGCCATGGTGGCCTACACCCGGAACCGGCTGCGGCCCTACCTGCCGGAAGAGGAGCTCGCCCGACGGGTGATCCGCTGCCGCATGGACGACCTCTCCGCCTTTCCCGATGCCTTCTTCGACGTGGTGGTGGCCCTGGGCATCTACCAGCAGGCGGAGCACGCGGAGGAGTGGCACCGGGCCGTGGCGGAGACCGCCCGGGTCCTCCGCTCGGGCGGCCACCTCCTCGTCCAGCATTTCGCGGTGGGATCCCAACCCTGGGCAGGACCTCTGCGGGAGGTAGAGCCCTGGGTGTTCGAGGCGGAGGCGCCAGAGGGCGAGAGGCGACGGTTCGTGCTCCTGGATGAGACCACCCTCAACGCCTGGATGGACCAACACGGGCTCTCCCCCGAAGGCCCCGCCCGACTCACCACCCGGCCGACCGAGGAAGGAGGGTTCTGGCACAACCTCCACGCCCACTACCGGAAGCGTGACATAGGCACGTTAAGCGGATTTTAAGGGGTACCGTCCTACCCTCAGCTCCGCAGAAGGCCATGAGGGGAGTATCCCCACGTGGTCTAACGCCCGCAAAGTTCTGGAGGAATCGGATGCGGGTCGCCAAGGGTAGCCGGACCGTCACCTTCTCCTGGATCCAGCGGTGGCTACGTCTCGCGGACCTCGCCAACCGGCCCGGGGCTCCGCCGGTGGAGGAGCTGGTGGAGCGGAGCTGGGAGGCTCCGATGAGCCGGCGGGAATTCCTGCGGGCCGCGGGCGGTGCGGCTCTGGCGGCCACGGCGGGAGGACTCCTCCAACCCCTCGAGGTGCTGGCGGGCCCGCAAGCCCCACGGGTGGTCATCGTGGGAGCCGGCATCGCGGGCTTAAGTGCGGGGTACGCCTTGCGGCAAGCCGGGATCCGACCCCAGATCTACGAGGCCAGCACCCGCACGGGCGGCCGCATCTTCTCCGTGCGGGACGCGGTGGTGCCGGGGCTCGTGACGGAGTTCGGAGGGGAGTTCATCGATTCCGGACACGAGGAGATGCACCGGTTCGTGCGCCTGTTCGGGCTGCGGT
This sequence is a window from Armatimonadota bacterium. Protein-coding genes within it:
- a CDS encoding zinc ribbon domain-containing protein, whose amino-acid sequence is MPIYEYVCETCGERFEELVLGRSWQTVTCASCGSQQVRRVISVFAVGRAEGNGDLAPCGPNCCRLQGTAET
- a CDS encoding class I SAM-dependent methyltransferase — encoded protein: MSPVPFWERPEVVERFASRPPDDRMVRLLSPLPRTTRILDLGCAAGRNTEWMAREGFDVYACDGSEAMVAYTRNRLRPYLPEEELARRVIRCRMDDLSAFPDAFFDVVVALGIYQQAEHAEEWHRAVAETARVLRSGGHLLVQHFAVGSQPWAGPLREVEPWVFEAEAPEGERRRFVLLDETTLNAWMDQHGLSPEGPARLTTRPTEEGGFWHNLHAHYRKRDIGTLSGF